From the genome of Suricata suricatta isolate VVHF042 chromosome 3, meerkat_22Aug2017_6uvM2_HiC, whole genome shotgun sequence, one region includes:
- the PRELP gene encoding prolargin: MRSSLCWILPLLLILASVAQGQQTRRPKPRPRPRPRPRPTPSFVQTHEPSEPTDLPPPLPPGPPSIFPDCPRECYCPSDFPSALYCDSRNLRKVPVIPPRIHYLYLQNNFITELPVESFQNATGLRWINLDNNRIRKIDQKVLEKLPSLVFLYMEKNQLEEVPSALPRNLEQLRLSQNQISRIPPGVFSKLESLLLLDLQHNKLSDGVFKPDTFQGLKNLMQLNLAHNILRKMPPKVPAAIHQLYLDSNRIETIPNGYFKGFPNLAFIRLNYNRLSDRGLPKNSFNISNLLVLHLSHNKISSVPAISNKLEHLYLNNNSIEKINGTQICPNNLVAFHDFSSDLENVPHLRYLRLDGNHLKPPIPLDLMMCFRLLQSVVI, translated from the exons ATGAGGTCATCCCTCTGCTGGATCCTCCCACTTCTCCTCATCTTGGCCTCAGTGGCCCAAGGCCAGCAGACAAGACGACCAAAACctaggcccaggcccaggcccagaccTAGGCCCACACCCAGCTTTGTTCAGACCCATGAGCCATCAGAGCCTAcagacctgccccctcccctcccaccaggcCCTCCATCTATCTTCCCTGACTGCCCCCGGGAATGCTACTGCCCCTCTGATTTCCCGTCTGCCCTCTACTGTGACAGCCGCAACCTTCGAAAGGTCCCTGTCATCCCACCCCGCATCCATTACCTCTATCTCCAGAACAACTTCATAACCGAGCTCCCAGTGGAGTCCTTCCAGAATGCCACAGGCCTGCGGTGGATCAACCTGGATAACAACCGAATTCGAAAGATAGACCAGAAGGTCCTGGAGAAGCTGCCCAGTCTGGTGTTCCTCTACATGGAGAAGAACCAGCTCGAGGAGGTGCCATCGGCCCTGCCACGGAACCTGGAGCAGCTGAGGCTGAGCCAGAACCAGATCTCCAGAATCCCCCCTGGCGTCTTCAGCAAGCTAGAGAGCCTGCTGCTCTTGGATCTCCAACACAACAAGCTGAGCGACGGCGTCTTCAAGCCCGACACCTTCCAGGGCCTCAAGAACCTCATGCAACTCAACCTGGCCCACAACATCCTGCGAAAGATGCCACCCAAGGTCCCCGCAGCCATCCACCAGCTCTACCTGGACAGCAACAGGATTGAGACCATCCCTAATGGATACTTCAAGGGCTTCCCCAACCTTGCCTTCATTCGCCTTAACTACAACAGGCTGTCAGACAGGGGGCTCCCCAAGAACTCCTTCAACATCTCCAATCTGCTTGTGCTCCACCTGTCCCACAACAAGATCAGCAGCGTGCCCGCCATCAGCAACAAGCTGGAGCACCTGTACCTCAACAACAACAgcatagaga AGATCAATGGGACCCAGATTTGCCCCAACAACCTAGTTGCCTTCCATGACTTCTCCTCGGATCTAGAGAACGTGCCACACCTGCGCTACCTGCGGCTGGACGGGAACCACCTGAAGCCGCCCATCCCATTGGACCTCATGATGTGCTTCCGCCTGCTGCAATCTGTGGTCATCTAG
- the OPTC gene encoding opticin, with the protein MKLPAFLSLLALVLLEAETASRPKGRKRRDQTNEEGDSYSVLNLGNYDPGLDNYDEVIDLSDYEGLTDYGDQLPEVKVTSLTPPTRIGSTQSTMDPRTLSSEPTMTKPTTLGLLGSPSSHDLPTCLVCVCLGSSVYCDDADLESIPPLPKTTAYLYARFNRIPRIRAGDFKGLTKLKKIDLSSNSISSIDDDALRLLPALQDLILPENQLTALPVLPAGIEVLDVRLNRLQSSGIRPAAFRALERLQFLYMADNLLDSIPGPLPESLRSLHLQNNMIETIQRDAFCDTEEHKHSRRRLEDIRLDGNPVNLGLFPGAYFCLPRLPTGRCC; encoded by the exons ATGAAGCTCCCAGCTTTCCTGAGCCTGCTGGCCTTGGTGCTGCTAGAAGCAGAGACAGCTTCTCGCccgaaggggaggaagaggagagaccaGACAAACGAGGAAGGAGATTCTTATTCGGTCCTCAATCTGGGGAATTACGACCCTGGCCTGGACAACTATGATGAGGTCATTGACCTGAGTGACTATGAGGGGCTCACGGACTATGGGGACCAGCTCCCCGAG GTCAAAGTGACCAGCCTGACTCCCCCAACCAGGATCGGTTCCACTCAGAGCACAATGGATCCAAGGACACTCTCTTCCGAGCCCACGATGACCAAGCCTACAACACTGGGCCTCCTGGGTTCCCCAAGCAGCCACG ACCTGCCAACCTGTCTGGTCTGCGTGTGCCTTGGTTCCTCTGTGTACTGTGACGATGCCGACCTAGAGAGCATCCCGCCCCTTCCCAAGACAACCGCCTACCTGTACGCCCGCTTCAACCGCATCCCCCGGATCCGAGCTGGAGACTTCAAGGGGCTGA caAAACTGAAGAAGATCGACCTTTCCAGCAATTCCATCTCCTCCATTGATGATGATGCCCTCCGCCTGCTGCCTGCCCTTCAGGACCTGATCCTCCCAGAGAACCAGCTGACGGCTCTGCCTGTGCTGCCGGCTGGCATCGAGGTCCTGGACGTCCGCCTGAACCGGCTCCAGAGCTCTGGCATACGGCCTGCAGCCTTCAGG GCGCTAGAGAGGCTGCAGTTCCTCTACATGGCTGACAACCTGCTCGACTCCATCCCTGGACCCCTGCCCGAGAGCCTGCGCTCACTGCACCTGCAG AATAACATGATAGAGACCATACAGAGAGACGCCTTCTGTGACACTGAGGAGCACAAACACAGCCGCAGACGGCTGGAGGACATCCGCCTAGACGGCAACCCCGTCAACCTGGGCCTCTTCCCAGGCGCCTACTTCTGCCTGCCTCGGCTCCCCACCGGCCGCTGCTGCTAG